In one window of Aphidius gifuensis isolate YNYX2018 linkage group LG4, ASM1490517v1, whole genome shotgun sequence DNA:
- the LOC122854873 gene encoding rootletin-like isoform X1, translating into MPRALPKTPLHLIRSQMKRRRPPFLRGSKQFEPRVIGVRMTEPSTSHHDNTGIDNQLDSGGDDDDVSSDLLVRQNMELRNRLKDEAENYKRRLGTYRQAQQHQAVLVSRLQAKVLQYKQRCNELENQMTESLPIELTRNTSPSTSVLEAAHQTLRDIRDEQIHDLDTAIRKLNDERRKTEKLIEINTALKNQLEESHRTNESLTNDLQKLSNDWDILREEMNAKEDEWKEEEIAFNEYYTSEHYRLLNLWRNVVSLKRTFTDMKTTTERDLNKFNNKLTTTTNDMTSVCSGVKLALQVQQSQAVQPSITQQYQTNQDNDLKVELVNLRQQHEVTMNDVKMKDERINQLIREINKLEERCGEAENNIIQATKIQEDVKILESALRDIAHAVIQDAEIRDNENIQQQTPHVHLSQSTTIISQRSPKRNNNNSRNNTIPAFAESTISAVQASLHKYQLTIHELQLKLQNSREQLNITKKQCDNAEVNVQLLEERTSELIVQLDTTRSQNIQLVQERNMLQKNFDTIKTDKNILEKNKIDMNHMIEELNNNYEKLEKINNKLQKLCSSLEDEKIYLQDELSKMTKDNEIREINFKSEEERSSRMREELLTLRDELSRIYLTKDMLEAQKIETDNVISQIEKSKNDIEIELERVIIEKSDIQDEIIKLETINENNEKDKQRLADNLKILEDEKLKLTNQCSDQLGDIGSLRKELLQAEQIRLDLESDKVTLNEKIKFLEIEKEKIEIELGQIIRERGNLSNQLSILSNKKDLLNEELMRTRQRLEQSNEMNARINRNLEDLVKDNEEKQVLIETNDKEYQRMKELLASMKSEKETLEGVLFDAQTNLESIHSKKIQIEQEQKDLLIKQETLKGQISRLTTNLNNSEKINQEIKQSLTQQKTNQEIEYQNIIVNLKKQNDDNLKKLNDEKEQIKVTLEKRIQQTITTFENQKEDEINQLQMRIEELQQHIDNICQQHEESLLRAENDKQQALLIAHHDQQALVEKLENIYRELEETKNDLERLRRDSNSRIEQDRSSINQLRDELNRYKTKLEETKLHYDEEKMNLELKINDITKEKELTQKDYEEIKIQLHVTEDKIDTLQNQLQETIRKLKDTENSNETYRKEIVDVKRQLTDTNYAVDKYCNTNKELREHVKRIESDKREQSRTLEESFQKITSLEDNKTILENEKSRLQNQLRDMEHELIQIQQQLRFTQDELQKCQSTNSQAQNEERELQARLSNEIEERERLQLQLHQLKKQVVDLDNSLEVTRQEFGRLRQRADEEDERWRGREQELLVRIEDSRCKERKLEDQKHNLEVCLADASQQLQELKARLGGSEGRVRALDIQLSQLELSKKEVEQKLSSVGTTLRRIAGIQLDGTVNIPFKLTSPSKKWSPVRGGHKEQHNDINVRDVIIDVDPEAIRKGIRSLMQQVAQIERERDDAIVEITNIKKQLVEVQDHQIKTDTKTNHINTMLRNIQDEKAILETKLSQKNSLYQTQQDLLNQKIQETEQLREKITTLELMISNETEEKGQFEDKFDKMRVALNRLENEKRGLQEDLGRSDARSTKLELQRMSLEGDLQRLQMVLQEKDGNLQKLHERLDGQQRTSTNLEERCSSLKSTIEQLNIALEKASTSETELKSEIANLRRSLMEQNALSHGNNEKIKHLQKQLSNVENERRILTERLDNVQQNIMELKHTNQSLTDHNTRLQADLANNEIQRSGLESQLRLSNWPQEGISNKEEEIVRQLNNAQRDRSEMRSKVDALNDKVRQLECDKRNLERQLSSARANCGRSKSYERPEKAHIELMGTSVSIDILEQENRDLRMKIRRLETILAEKESEIVKLITINTQSHSTIDSSREHRIAEIERLRGAQLQAEKLLEAREQSHRQQILRLENQIKLLREQLNQEIKRRQMYVLKSSRAGREMQHLRQALGDSLRTVSQDPSVDAILLEHEARKLDTTVNSSSSLPPTLALPPPSSSSYDRRSPLLSPLK; encoded by the exons ATGCCAAGG gcTTTACCAAAAACACCACTACACTTGATAAGATCACAAATGAAAAGACGTCGGCCACCGTTTCTCAGAGGCTCGAAACAATTcgag ccAAGAGTAATTGGAGTAAGAATGACAGAACCATCAACAAGTCATCATGATAATACAGGTATTGATAATCAATTAGAtagtggtggtgatgatgatgatgtatcaTCAGATTTATTAGTACGTCAAAATATGGAATTACGTAATCGTTTAAAAGATGAAGCTGAAAATTATAAACGTCGTTTGGGTACATATCGTCAAGCACAACAACATCAAGCTGTTCTTGTATCACGTTTACAAGCAAAAGTATTACAATATAAACAACGTTGTAATGAATTAGAAAATCAAATGACTGAATCATTACCAATTGAATTAACACGTAATACATCACCAAGTACATCAGTATTAGAAGCTGCACATCAAACATTACGTGATATACGTGATGAACAAATACATGATCTTGATACAGCAATacgtaaattaaatgatgaacgtcgtaaaactgaaaaattaattgaaataaatacagcattaaaaaatcaacttgaAGAATCACATCGTACAAATGAATCATTAACAAATGATTTACAAAAACTAAGTAATGATTGGGATATATTACGTGAAGAAATGAATGCTAAAGAAGATGAATGgaaagaagaagaaattgcatttaatgaatattatacATCTGAACATtatagattattaaatttatggcGTAATGTTGTATCATTAAAACGTACATTTACAGATATGAAAACAACAACTGAAagagatttaaataaatttaataataaattaacaacaacaactaatGATATGACATCAGTATGTAGTGGTGTTAAACTTGCATTACAAGTACAACAATCACAAGCTGTTCAACCATCAATAACACAACAATATCAAACTAATCaagataatgatttaaaagttgaattaGTTAATTTACGACAACAGCATGAAGTTACAATGAATGATGTTAAAATGAAAGACGAaagaataaatcaattaattcgagaaattaataaacttgaaGAAAGATGTGGTGAagctgaaaataatattatacag gcTACAAAAATACAAGAAGATGTTAAAATTCTTGAATCAGCATTACGAGATATTGCACATGCTGTTATTCAAGATGCTGAAATTcgtgataatgaaaatattcaacaacaaaCACCACATGTACATTTATCACAAAgtacaacaataatatcacaAAGATCACCaaaacgtaataataataattcacgtaATAATACAATTCCAGCATTTGCTGAAAGTACAATAAGTGCTGTTCAAGCATCACttcataaatatcaattgactATTCATGAGCTTCAATTAAAGCTACAAAATAGCCgtgaacaattaaatataacaaaaaaacaatgtgaTAATGCTGAGGTTAATGTACAGCTACTTGAAGAAAGAACAAGTGAATTAATTGTACAACTTGATACAACAAGATCACAAAATATACAACTTGTACAAGAACGTAATATGTTacagaaaaattttgatacaattaaaacagataaaaatatacttgaaaaaaataaaattgatatgaaTCATATgattgaagaattaaataataattatgaaaaattagaaaaaattaataataaattacaaaaattatgcAGTAGTTTAgaggatgaaaaaatatatttacaagatGAATTATCGAAAATGACAAAAGACAATGAAATacgtgaaataaattttaaaagtgaagAAGAACGTTCAAGTAGAATGAGAGAAGAACTATTAACATTACGTGATGAACTTAGtagaatatatttaacaaaagataTGCTTGAAgcacaaaaaattgaaacagaTAATGTTATatcacaaattgaaaaaagtaaaaatgacattgaaattGAACTTGAAcgtgttattattgaaaaatcagatatacaagatgaaataataaaattagaaacaattaatgaaaataatgaaaaagataaacaaCGTCTTGctgataatttgaaaattcttgaagatgaaaaattaaaattaacaaatcaaTGTAGTGATCAACTTGGTGATATTGGATCATTGAGAAAAGAATTACTTCAAGCTGAACAAATACGTCTTGATCTTGAATCTGATAAAGTaacattaaatgaaaaaattaaatttttagaaattgaaaaagaaaaaattgaaattgaattaGGACAAATAATACGTGAACGTggtaatttatcaaatcaattatcaatattatcaaataaaaaagatttattaaatgaagaaTTAATGAGAACACGTCAAAGATTAGAACAATCAAATGAAATGAATGCAAGAATAAATCGTAATCTTGAAGATTTAGTTAAAGataatgaagaaaaacaagttttaattgaaacaaatgataaagaaTATCAACGTATGAAAGAATTATTAGCATCAATGAAAAGTGAAAAAGAAACACTTGAAGGTGTATTATTTGATGCACAAACAAATCTTGAATCAatacatagtaaaaaaattcaaattgaacaagaacaaaaagatttattaattaaacaagaaACATTAAAAGGACAAATATCACGTTTAACAACAAACTTAAAtaatagtgaaaaaattaatcaagaaataaaacaatcattaacacaacaaaaaacaaatcaagaaattgaatatcaaaatataattgttaatttaaaaaaacaaaatgatgataatttaaaaaaattaaatgatgaaaaagaacaAATTAAAGTAACATTAGAAAAACGTATACaacaaacaataacaacatttgaaaatcaaaaagaagatgaaataaatcaattacaaaTGAGAATTGAAGAATTACAACaacatattgataatatatgtCAACAACATGAAGAAAGTTTATTACGTGctgaaaatgataaacaacAAGCTTTACTTATTGCTCATCATGATCAACAGGCACTTgttgaaaaacttgaaaatatttatcgtgAACTTGAAGAAACTAAAAATGATTTAGAACGTTTACGTAGAGATTCAAATTCACGTATTGAACAAGATCGTAGTAGTATAAATCAATTACGTGATGAATTAAATCGTTACAAAACAAAACTTGAAGAAACAAAATTACattatgatgaagaaaaaatgaatcttgaattaaaaataaatgatataactaaagaaaaagaattaacacaaaaagattatgaagaaattaaaattcaattacatGTTACTGAGGATAAAATTGATACATTACAAAATCAATTACAAGAAACAATACGTAAATTAAAAGATactgaaaattcaaatgaaacaTATAGAAAAGAAATTGTTGATGTTAAAAGACAATTAACTGATACAAATTATgctgttgataaatattgtaatacaAATAAAGAATTACGTGAACATGTTAAACGTATTGAAAGTGATAAACGTGAACAATCACGTACACTTGAAGAatcatttcaaaaaataacatcattagaagataataaaacaatattagaaaatgaaaaatcacgtTTACAAAATCAACTAAGAGATATGGAACATGAATTAATTCagatacaacaacaattacgTTTTACACAAGATGAATTACAAAAATGTCAATCAACAAATAGCCAAGCTCAAAATGAAGAACGTGAATTACAAGCAAGACTTTCTAATGAAATTGAAGAACGTGAACGTTTACAATTACAAttacatcaattaaaaaaacaagttgttGATTTAGATAATAGTCTTGAGGTAACAAGACAAGAATTTGGACGTTTACGTCAACGTGCtgatgaagaagatgaaaGATGGCGTGGTAGAGAACAAGAATTACTTGTACGTATTGAAGATAGTCGTTGTAAAGAAAGAAAACTTGAAGATCAAAAACATAATTTAGAAGTTTGTCTTGCTGATGCATCACAACAATTACAAGAATTAAAAGCACGTCTTGGTGGTTCTGAGGGACGTGTTAGAGCATTAGATATACAATTATCACaacttgaattatcaaaaaaagaagttgaacaaaaattaagtAGTGTTGGTACAACATTACGTAGAATTGCTGGTATACAACTTGATGGAACAGTTAATATaccatttaaattaacaagtcCATCAAAAAAATGGAGTCCAGTTAGAGGTGGTCATAAAGAACAacataatgatattaatgttcgtgatgttattattgatgttgatCCAGAAGCTATTAGAAAAGGTATAAGATCATTAATGCAACAAGTTGCACAAATTGAACGTGAACGTGATGATGCTATTgttgaaataacaaatattaaaaaacaacttgtTGAAGTACAAGATCATCAAATTAAAACAGatacaaaaacaaatcatATTAATACAATGTTACGTAATATTCAAGATGAAAAAGCAATATTAGAAACtaaattatcacaaaaaaattcattatatcaGACACAACAAGATTTacttaatcaaaaaatacaagaaactGAACaattaagagaaaaaataacaacattagAGCTAATGATTAGTAATGAGACAGAAGAAAAAGGACAATTTGaggataaatttgataaaatgcgTGTAGCTCTTAATCgtttagaaaatgaaaaacgtGGTTTACAAGAAGATCTTGGTAGATCTGATGCAAGATCAACAAAATTAGAATTACAAAGAATGTCACTTGAGGGTGATTTACAAAGATTACAAATGGTACTACAAGAAAAAGAtggtaatttacaaaaattacatgaaCGTCTTGATGGACAACAACGTACATCAACAAATTTAGAAGAACGTTGttcatcattaaaatcaacaattgaacaattaaatattgcaCTTGAAAAAGCATCAACAAGTGAGACTGAATTAAAAAGTGAAATTGCTAATTTAAGACGTTCATTGATGGAACAAAATGCATTATCACAtggtaataatgaaaaaataaaacatttacaaaaacaattatcaaatgttgaaaatgaaagaaGAATATTGACTGAACGTTTAGATAAtgttcaacaaaatataatggAATTAAAACATACAAATCAATCATTGACTGATCATAATACACGTTTACAAGCTGATTTAGCAAATAATGAAATACAACGGTCTGGACTTGAATCACAATTGAGATTATCAAATTGGCCACAAGAAGGAATATCaaataaagaagaagaaattgTTAGACAACTTAATAATGCTCAACGTGATAGAAGTGAAATGAGAAGTAAAGTTGATGCACTTAATGACAAAGTAAGACAGCTTGAATGTGATAAACGTAATTTAGAGAGACAATTATCATCAGCACGTGCAAATTGTGGACGTAGTAAAAGTTATGAACGTCCAGAAAAAGCACATATTGAGTTAATGGGTACAAGTGTTAGTATTGATATACTTGAACAAGAAAATCGTGATTTACGAATGAAAATACGTAGATTAGAAACAATATTAGCTGAAAAAGAAAgtgaaattgttaaattaataacaataaatacacAATCACATTCAACAATTGATTCATCACGTGAACATAGAATTGCTGAAATTGAAAGATTAAGAGGTGCACAATTACAAGctgaaaaattacttgaagcTAGAGAACAAAGTCATAGACAACAAATATTAAGATtagaaaatcaaattaaattattaagagAACAGCTAAATCAAGAAATTAAAAGACGACAAATGTATGTATTAAAAAGTTCACGTGCAGGAAGAGAAATGCAACATTTAAGACAAGCACTTGGTGATTCATTGAGAACAGTATCACAAGATCCATCAGTTGATGCTATATTATTAGAACATGAAGCTAGAAAATTAGATACAACAGTTAATAGTAGCAGTAGTTTACCACCAACATTGGcattaccaccaccatcatcatcttcttatGACAGACGTTCACCACTTTTATCCCCAttgaaataa